Proteins encoded in a region of the Marinococcus sp. PL1-022 genome:
- a CDS encoding deoxynucleoside kinase, whose protein sequence is MIVVSGMIGIGKTSVAQILGDGLDSKVYYEHVSDNPILPLFYQADQKEINEKRYPFLLQLYFLRTRFQSIKQAYKDNDAILDRSIYEDWYFTKINRDLGNINDMEFSIYEGLLEEMMKEIEGLPYKKAPDLNVYLRGSFETVMDRIFERGRDFEQDEELVEYYRKLWEGYDDWLENYYSASDTLIVDMDKTDVVHNPQDAEDLVEQVKTLLHAKNKI, encoded by the coding sequence GTGATTGTAGTAAGCGGAATGATTGGAATTGGCAAAACGAGTGTCGCGCAGATACTTGGAGACGGCCTGGACTCGAAAGTGTACTATGAGCATGTATCGGACAACCCGATTCTTCCTTTGTTTTATCAGGCAGATCAAAAGGAAATTAATGAAAAAAGGTATCCATTTTTGCTTCAGCTCTATTTTCTCCGGACAAGGTTCCAATCGATTAAACAGGCTTACAAGGATAACGATGCTATTTTGGATCGGAGCATTTATGAAGACTGGTATTTTACAAAAATTAATCGTGATCTCGGAAACATTAACGATATGGAGTTTTCCATTTATGAAGGCCTGCTTGAAGAAATGATGAAAGAAATTGAAGGTCTCCCTTATAAAAAGGCACCGGATCTTAATGTTTATCTGCGTGGCTCCTTCGAAACAGTAATGGACCGGATCTTCGAACGCGGACGGGATTTCGAACAGGATGAGGAGCTGGTGGAATACTACCGGAAGCTCTGGGAAGGCTACGACGACTGGCTGGAAAATTACTATAGCGCAAGCGATACACTAATTGTAGATATGGATAAGACCGATGTCGTTCATAATCCGCAGGATGCTGAAGATTTGGTGGAACAGGTGAAGACTCTCCTGCATGCGAAAAATAAAATATAG
- a CDS encoding peptidoglycan DD-metalloendopeptidase family protein, whose product MKKFVMSSAVAAAILFAPSVADASIGDQNLKSGMKDSDVSELQQWLNDKGYEAGPVDGVFGPLTKQGVEAFQAAQSISVDGIAGPQTFGEMNLGDSTTPQSSSDSSEDTAVAAESTYSSSGFALPASGHVTSEYGQRGSGSHNGIDIGYGGSSSISASASGTVTYAGTMNGYGNTIILEHTVDGQTYNTLYAHLRSISVSNGEAVSQGEGIGIMGNTGRSTGRHLHFEVHEGAWNGAKSNAVNPRSYVSF is encoded by the coding sequence ATGAAAAAATTTGTAATGAGTTCGGCGGTAGCGGCAGCAATTTTATTCGCTCCCTCAGTAGCGGACGCTTCTATTGGAGATCAGAACCTTAAATCGGGTATGAAGGATTCAGATGTTTCAGAGCTGCAGCAGTGGTTGAATGATAAAGGCTACGAAGCAGGGCCTGTAGACGGCGTCTTTGGACCGCTGACAAAGCAGGGTGTTGAAGCGTTTCAGGCAGCGCAAAGTATTTCCGTCGATGGCATTGCCGGACCACAAACATTTGGAGAGATGAATTTAGGAGATTCGACTACCCCGCAAAGCAGCTCTGACTCGTCAGAGGATACAGCGGTAGCCGCAGAGTCTACATACAGCAGCTCCGGATTTGCGCTTCCGGCTTCCGGGCACGTAACGTCTGAATACGGCCAGCGCGGCAGCGGCTCCCATAATGGAATCGACATTGGGTACGGCGGAAGTTCAAGCATTTCTGCTTCCGCTTCTGGAACAGTAACATACGCCGGCACCATGAACGGCTATGGCAATACAATTATTTTAGAGCATACTGTTGATGGGCAAACGTACAATACCCTATACGCTCATCTGAGATCCATCAGCGTATCAAACGGGGAAGCAGTATCTCAGGGAGAAGGTATCGGTATCATGGGTAACACCGGCCGAAGTACGGGCAGACACCTGCACTTTGAAGTGCATGAAGGAGCCTGGAACGGGGCAAAATCAAACGCTGTTAACCCGCGTTCCTACGTTTCTTTCTAA
- a CDS encoding SurA N-terminal domain-containing protein — protein MSKKWILSTGLALSVAIIGACSNGDGGENSSDNNNENEEQQSEENSNNNNENNQQENSDEGSSDEQASGEEQAEDLPEPDLSDVPDTVATVNGEEITKEEFEPIFTTNYEQYAAQAAASGDQSNEELQTDLKERTAESLIDQELLAQEAEAGDYEVNEEDIDEQISSLKEQFESDEEYQQALEEQGYTEEELREEARTSLQINALLDEQVEEVEVSDEEVEELYDQISQGQGEEAGSLEDLRPQLEQQLESQKQQEQQQEYTDQLREDADIENNVASESEGNSDSEE, from the coding sequence GTGAGTAAAAAATGGATTCTGAGCACAGGCCTCGCCCTGTCGGTAGCTATCATTGGCGCCTGCAGTAACGGCGACGGCGGGGAGAATTCCTCTGATAACAATAACGAAAACGAAGAGCAGCAGTCAGAGGAAAACTCCAATAACAACAATGAAAACAACCAGCAGGAAAATTCAGATGAAGGATCCTCTGATGAACAGGCATCCGGCGAAGAACAGGCGGAAGATTTACCTGAACCGGATTTAAGCGATGTACCTGACACAGTAGCTACTGTGAATGGAGAAGAAATTACCAAAGAGGAATTTGAACCAATATTCACTACTAACTATGAGCAGTATGCTGCGCAAGCTGCCGCCTCCGGTGATCAAAGCAATGAAGAACTTCAAACAGATCTAAAAGAGCGAACAGCTGAATCCCTTATTGACCAGGAGCTTCTGGCCCAGGAAGCCGAGGCAGGGGATTATGAAGTGAATGAAGAAGATATAGATGAGCAGATTAGCTCTCTTAAAGAGCAGTTTGAATCTGATGAAGAATACCAGCAGGCTCTTGAAGAGCAGGGTTACACAGAGGAAGAACTGCGTGAAGAAGCACGAACTTCTCTACAGATAAATGCTCTTCTGGATGAACAAGTCGAAGAAGTTGAAGTGTCTGACGAAGAAGTAGAAGAATTATACGATCAGATCTCCCAGGGTCAGGGAGAAGAAGCCGGTTCTCTTGAGGACCTTCGTCCGCAGCTCGAACAACAGCTTGAATCACAGAAACAGCAGGAGCAACAGCAGGAATATACTGATCAGCTGCGTGAGGATGCAGACATCGAAAACAATGTAGCATCCGAATCAGAAGGAAACAGCGATTCTGAAGAATAA
- a CDS encoding DMT family transporter, protein MAAYIMLIMVVFFYSGNILVGKAINELPPFTIAFFRLMIAFLCIVPLGWKSAWKAKNIFWAHRLPLIVLTVTGVTFFNTFIYGALQFTSSTNVSVLETIIPAVTVLLSTYILKERLRFIQWIGVVLSIVGALWVVMNGRLFAIAEMNWNAGDGIMVGAIACWSIYSIAVKRYMHLFPPYGVLLVMTGISIIILVPFITAEWLFLGVPSFTLSEQLPSLAYLGLFPGFIALLFYNRAVDQLGASKASVFLNFLPVVTMAGAVLWLEETLTPAKVIGALIVIAGVLLTTQGRPKRFPGGHPSRKP, encoded by the coding sequence ATGGCTGCGTATATTATGCTTATTATGGTAGTGTTTTTTTATTCTGGAAATATCCTGGTTGGAAAAGCCATCAACGAGCTGCCTCCCTTTACAATAGCTTTTTTCAGGCTGATGATAGCCTTTTTATGCATCGTACCGCTTGGATGGAAGAGCGCCTGGAAAGCAAAAAACATATTCTGGGCACACAGGCTGCCGCTGATTGTTTTAACAGTTACAGGAGTTACGTTTTTTAATACCTTCATTTATGGAGCGCTCCAATTTACTTCATCCACCAATGTTTCTGTACTGGAAACAATAATTCCGGCAGTAACCGTTTTGTTAAGTACATACATTTTAAAAGAACGGCTGCGCTTTATTCAATGGATTGGGGTCGTACTGTCAATTGTAGGGGCCCTTTGGGTTGTAATGAATGGAAGATTGTTTGCCATAGCAGAAATGAACTGGAATGCCGGCGACGGTATTATGGTAGGGGCGATAGCCTGCTGGTCCATTTATTCCATCGCTGTCAAACGTTATATGCATCTGTTTCCCCCCTACGGGGTCCTGCTCGTAATGACGGGGATATCAATTATAATTTTAGTTCCTTTTATTACGGCGGAGTGGCTCTTTCTTGGCGTGCCTTCCTTCACCCTAAGCGAGCAGCTGCCGAGCCTTGCTTACCTGGGGCTCTTTCCAGGGTTCATTGCTCTATTGTTTTACAACCGGGCGGTGGACCAGCTTGGAGCCTCAAAAGCTTCGGTTTTCCTGAATTTCCTTCCGGTGGTTACGATGGCTGGGGCGGTGCTTTGGCTCGAGGAAACGTTAACACCGGCCAAGGTAATAGGGGCGCTGATTGTAATAGCCGGGGTTCTGCTGACTACCCAGGGGAGACCAAAACGATTTCCAGGAGGGCACCCCAGCAGAAAACCATAA
- a CDS encoding GNAT family N-acetyltransferase: MNIRQAEEADIHAITEIYNDAILNTTAVYDYHPYSAENRLEWLRTKNKNGLPVFVYEQNGKVQGYAAYGPFRPWAAFKYSIEHSVYVHPRARGAGVGRTLLRKLIDHAEQEGFATMIAGIDSSNPGSIYLHETEDFEYVGTVKKAGYKFERWLDLVFYQRALSGPETPVEQ, encoded by the coding sequence ATGAACATCCGTCAGGCTGAAGAAGCCGATATTCACGCAATTACCGAGATATATAATGATGCAATTCTAAACACCACCGCTGTCTACGATTACCATCCATATTCGGCAGAAAACCGGCTGGAATGGCTCCGCACAAAAAACAAAAACGGTCTTCCGGTTTTTGTTTATGAACAAAATGGAAAGGTTCAGGGGTATGCTGCTTACGGTCCATTCCGCCCATGGGCAGCTTTCAAATACTCCATCGAGCATTCAGTATATGTCCACCCTCGTGCCCGTGGCGCCGGGGTTGGCCGCACTCTTCTCCGCAAATTAATCGACCATGCGGAACAGGAGGGCTTCGCCACCATGATTGCCGGCATAGATTCTTCCAATCCGGGAAGCATCTATCTGCACGAAACAGAGGATTTTGAATACGTGGGCACGGTGAAAAAGGCCGGATACAAGTTTGAACGATGGCTTGACCTTGTTTTTTACCAGCGTGCCCTCTCCGGCCCAGAGACACCAGTGGAACAATGA
- a CDS encoding DMT family transporter has protein sequence MWFILALLSAVVFGFSSFFMKVNSFWRLPLMPFLTGLYTSGSVGFLGYALMEDSFHLSLAVLFGGIMVGAGSTFGNLLYMKALNVGPASLSSPLVNTNILLIVLLGVFVYGEQIGAVQYAGIGFIMAAIAVLPLDPKEDFSIKGGVWYGFILTATLFMFFRNGGLKITEEAGLENTPVLFTGYLFGMLYSLYGWSREKNQQARDATHLHMKKAFGWGLVTGIFSFGGMQLYAAALREGPASIVSPLFAAHALLVALLSMLYLEERITRYQAVILAVVLMGVIFLRL, from the coding sequence ATGTGGTTTATTTTAGCGCTGTTAAGTGCCGTGGTATTTGGATTTTCCTCTTTTTTCATGAAGGTTAATTCTTTTTGGAGGCTGCCGTTAATGCCATTTTTGACGGGGCTCTACACGAGTGGGAGCGTCGGTTTTCTGGGATATGCTCTAATGGAGGATTCGTTTCATTTGAGCCTGGCAGTGCTTTTTGGAGGGATAATGGTGGGGGCCGGATCCACCTTTGGAAATCTTTTATATATGAAAGCTTTAAACGTTGGGCCGGCGAGTCTTTCTTCTCCGCTGGTAAATACCAACATTCTGCTGATTGTTCTGCTGGGTGTGTTTGTATACGGTGAACAAATTGGAGCAGTTCAGTACGCGGGCATTGGGTTCATTATGGCAGCCATTGCTGTACTGCCGTTGGATCCGAAGGAGGACTTCTCGATAAAAGGAGGCGTATGGTACGGGTTTATTTTAACAGCCACGTTATTTATGTTTTTCCGGAATGGAGGACTGAAAATAACAGAAGAAGCTGGACTTGAAAATACGCCGGTATTGTTTACAGGCTATCTGTTTGGCATGCTTTATTCGTTATATGGTTGGAGCCGGGAAAAGAATCAGCAAGCCCGTGATGCCACTCATTTACATATGAAAAAGGCATTTGGATGGGGGCTGGTTACAGGGATTTTTTCGTTTGGGGGAATGCAGCTCTACGCTGCTGCTCTTCGGGAAGGACCGGCAAGTATCGTTTCTCCTCTGTTTGCGGCCCACGCGCTTTTAGTAGCACTGCTATCGATGCTTTATCTAGAGGAGCGCATTACAAGATATCAGGCGGTAATCCTTGCAGTTGTCCTTATGGGGGTCATTTTTCTGCGCCTGTAA
- a CDS encoding NAD(P)-dependent oxidoreductase — translation MKAGIIGASGKAGSRILKEAEARGIETTAIVRDASKLPDSSLNLKEKDLFSLTASDVSDFDVVVNAFGAGLGEEEAHVNAGRHLISIIKEAGNVRLIVVGGAGSLFTDNAKTTRVVETPEFPEAVKPTANGQNRNLQDLQQTTGLQWTFISPAVNFDVEGRRTGSYSTSEDVLPLNSNHESYISYADYAVAVVDEIETAAHENQRFAVVGERA, via the coding sequence ATGAAAGCAGGAATTATCGGCGCGTCCGGAAAAGCCGGCAGCCGTATTTTAAAAGAAGCAGAAGCCCGGGGCATAGAAACGACAGCCATCGTCCGGGATGCTTCGAAGCTTCCTGACAGCAGCTTAAATTTAAAAGAAAAAGATTTGTTTTCGTTAACCGCATCAGACGTATCGGATTTTGATGTGGTGGTGAATGCGTTTGGAGCCGGACTCGGGGAAGAAGAAGCACATGTAAACGCCGGGCGGCATCTCATTTCTATTATAAAAGAAGCTGGAAATGTCCGTCTTATCGTTGTAGGCGGCGCCGGCAGCCTGTTTACAGACAACGCAAAAACCACCCGGGTCGTGGAAACGCCGGAATTTCCCGAGGCGGTGAAGCCTACCGCTAACGGGCAGAACAGGAATTTACAGGATCTTCAGCAGACAACCGGCTTACAGTGGACGTTTATCAGTCCGGCTGTAAACTTTGATGTAGAGGGCAGGCGAACCGGCTCCTACTCCACCTCCGAGGACGTACTGCCGCTTAACAGCAATCACGAAAGCTATATCAGCTATGCGGACTACGCGGTGGCCGTTGTCGATGAAATAGAAACAGCAGCTCATGAAAACCAGCGTTTCGCTGTCGTTGGCGAACGCGCATAA
- a CDS encoding Rrf2 family transcriptional regulator codes for MINTRFSVAVHILSLLASEPERRLSSSYIAASVNTNPVVIRRISGMLKQAGLLQTKPGVSGSLITRAPEDITLLDIYRAVQQDDLLFSTHSSPNPDCPVGRNIQSALEDSFKRAQNAMEAELEKQSLADVTAHLFV; via the coding sequence ATGATAAATACACGATTCTCTGTCGCTGTGCATATTCTTTCGCTGCTTGCAAGTGAACCGGAGCGAAGACTCAGTTCCAGTTACATCGCAGCAAGCGTTAATACAAACCCTGTCGTTATCCGCCGGATTTCAGGTATGTTAAAGCAGGCAGGCCTGCTGCAGACAAAGCCCGGAGTCTCCGGTTCTTTAATTACCAGAGCGCCCGAAGATATTACGCTTCTTGATATTTACCGGGCAGTTCAGCAGGACGACCTGCTTTTTTCCACTCACAGCAGCCCAAACCCTGACTGCCCTGTCGGCCGAAATATTCAAAGCGCCCTGGAGGACTCATTTAAGCGGGCACAGAATGCCATGGAAGCAGAACTGGAAAAGCAGAGCCTGGCAGACGTCACGGCCCATCTCTTTGTATAA
- a CDS encoding cation diffusion facilitator family transporter, with amino-acid sequence MNDERIRNLKRGERGAIISIFAYLFLSALKLTVGQLANSAALRADGLNNLTDTIASIAVLFGLRYSQKPPDADHPYGHWKAEMVASLFTSFIMLAVGLQVFVSAVQSILAGPSDPPGLISAFVGAFAAVCMFGVYTYNKNLSKKINSPSIMAAAKDNWSDAMVSIGTVIGIIGAQFQLYWLDPLTAALVGLLIIKTGWDVFRGAALQLTDGFDENKIEDYRETISKLYDVQKVRNIKARNYGNNTVVDITILVDPSIDIQEAHNTATKVEYALIEQHGVHDVHVHVEPENAEH; translated from the coding sequence ATGAATGATGAACGTATTCGTAACTTAAAACGTGGAGAGCGGGGAGCTATCATCAGCATCTTCGCTTATTTATTTCTCTCTGCCTTAAAGCTCACCGTCGGCCAGCTGGCTAATTCTGCGGCTCTTCGTGCCGACGGTTTGAATAATTTAACAGATACCATCGCGTCGATCGCTGTTTTGTTCGGCCTCCGCTATTCCCAGAAGCCGCCGGATGCCGACCATCCTTACGGCCATTGGAAGGCAGAAATGGTGGCTTCTTTATTTACTTCTTTTATTATGCTTGCTGTCGGTCTTCAGGTATTTGTAAGCGCGGTGCAATCTATTCTCGCCGGGCCTTCTGATCCTCCCGGCTTAATTTCTGCCTTTGTCGGCGCTTTTGCCGCCGTCTGTATGTTCGGCGTTTACACCTACAACAAAAATTTATCCAAAAAAATTAACAGCCCATCCATCATGGCCGCCGCCAAGGATAACTGGAGCGATGCCATGGTGAGTATCGGCACAGTTATCGGCATTATTGGCGCTCAGTTTCAGCTGTATTGGCTTGATCCACTGACAGCTGCTCTTGTAGGCTTGTTAATTATTAAAACCGGCTGGGACGTTTTCCGGGGCGCGGCGCTCCAGCTCACCGACGGCTTCGATGAAAATAAAATTGAAGATTACCGGGAAACAATTTCCAAACTGTATGATGTGCAGAAGGTCCGAAATATTAAAGCAAGAAATTACGGAAACAACACCGTGGTTGATATTACCATTCTGGTAGACCCTTCAATCGATATCCAGGAAGCACACAACACAGCTACAAAGGTGGAATATGCTTTAATTGAGCAGCATGGTGTACATGACGTTCATGTGCACGTGGAGCCCGAAAATGCTGAACACTGA
- a CDS encoding YdcF family protein produces the protein MKKIFYSLLFVIGAALLINASFFALPQKTVASLLTHQDEPKNADVIIALSGDFERLYTVADLMEKGYADKVILTNGEDGSFNENLAVRAGIPEEAIIMENKAVSTHENAVYSKEIMQERNFDSALVVTSDYHMKRTKFQFDDVMANTGITLDYVPHVHAKEAWGAKHVQLWKEFYKLTGTIGIESWDRMS, from the coding sequence ATGAAAAAGATCTTTTACAGTCTGCTTTTTGTTATAGGAGCAGCTTTATTAATCAATGCATCGTTTTTTGCACTTCCGCAAAAAACCGTAGCATCCCTTTTAACACACCAGGACGAGCCGAAAAACGCAGATGTTATTATTGCTCTTAGCGGCGATTTTGAACGTTTATATACGGTAGCTGATTTAATGGAAAAAGGCTATGCGGATAAAGTGATCTTAACCAATGGAGAAGATGGCAGCTTTAATGAAAACCTGGCTGTGCGCGCTGGAATACCTGAAGAGGCGATTATTATGGAAAACAAGGCAGTCAGCACTCATGAAAATGCTGTATATTCAAAGGAAATCATGCAGGAGCGTAATTTTGATTCTGCTCTGGTGGTAACGAGTGATTACCATATGAAACGAACCAAATTTCAATTTGATGATGTAATGGCAAATACAGGCATTACTCTGGATTATGTACCTCATGTGCATGCAAAAGAAGCCTGGGGGGCTAAGCACGTACAGCTCTGGAAGGAATTTTATAAACTTACCGGCACTATAGGAATCGAATCCTGGGACCGGATGTCATAA
- the fdhA gene encoding formaldehyde dehydrogenase, glutathione-independent produces MSNKAVVYQGAGNVEIQDIGYPDLVLHEGPGVPPSNAGRKCEHGVILKIVTTNICGSDQHMVRGRTTAPKGLALGHEITGEVVEVGRDVEFIKKGDLVSVPFNVACGRCKLCKEQKTHICLNVNPERPGGAYGYVDMGGWVGGQSEYVMVPYADFQLLAFPDKEQAMEKIMDLTMLSDIFPTGFHGAASAGVRPGSTVYVAGAGPVGLAAAHSAQLLGASVVIVGDLNEQRLKQAESFGCETVNLTKHDSLGEQIEQILGIPEVDCAVDAVGFEASGHGPDAKEAPATVLNSIMTVTEAGGQLGIPGLYVTEDPGASDSDAKQGSLKIRIGLGWAKAHTFVTGQTPVMKYHRNLLKLILSDKAQIAKAVNATLISLDDAPKGYQDFDKGAAKKFVIDPHGSVRS; encoded by the coding sequence ATGAGCAACAAAGCAGTGGTTTATCAAGGTGCTGGTAACGTTGAGATTCAAGACATTGGCTATCCTGATTTAGTACTTCACGAAGGCCCGGGGGTCCCGCCGTCAAATGCAGGACGAAAATGTGAACACGGTGTTATTCTTAAGATTGTGACGACAAACATTTGCGGAAGCGACCAGCATATGGTTCGCGGCAGAACAACCGCCCCTAAAGGACTGGCTCTTGGACATGAGATTACAGGGGAAGTAGTGGAAGTAGGACGCGACGTAGAATTTATTAAAAAAGGCGATCTTGTTTCTGTACCGTTTAATGTAGCGTGCGGCAGATGTAAATTGTGTAAAGAACAGAAAACTCATATATGCTTAAATGTGAACCCTGAACGTCCTGGAGGCGCTTATGGTTATGTAGACATGGGCGGCTGGGTAGGCGGTCAGTCTGAATATGTTATGGTTCCTTATGCAGACTTTCAGCTGCTTGCCTTCCCGGACAAAGAGCAGGCGATGGAAAAAATTATGGACCTGACCATGCTTTCAGATATTTTCCCAACCGGCTTCCACGGAGCCGCTTCTGCAGGGGTACGTCCCGGGTCTACTGTGTATGTCGCCGGTGCAGGGCCTGTAGGGCTTGCAGCCGCTCACTCCGCCCAGCTTCTCGGCGCCTCCGTTGTTATTGTGGGCGACCTTAATGAACAGCGTCTGAAGCAGGCAGAAAGCTTCGGCTGCGAAACTGTAAACTTAACAAAGCATGACAGTCTTGGCGAACAGATTGAGCAGATCCTCGGCATACCGGAAGTAGACTGCGCCGTTGACGCCGTTGGTTTTGAAGCATCCGGCCACGGGCCAGACGCGAAAGAAGCTCCAGCTACCGTACTGAACTCGATCATGACAGTTACAGAAGCCGGCGGGCAGCTGGGTATCCCGGGTCTGTACGTTACAGAAGATCCCGGCGCTTCTGACAGCGACGCCAAGCAGGGCTCCCTAAAAATCCGTATCGGTTTAGGCTGGGCGAAGGCCCATACGTTCGTTACCGGGCAGACACCGGTCATGAAATATCACCGCAACTTGTTAAAATTGATTCTAAGCGATAAAGCGCAGATTGCCAAAGCAGTAAACGCTACGCTGATTTCACTCGACGACGCACCTAAAGGCTATCAGGACTTTGACAAAGGGGCCGCGAAGAAATTCGTTATTGATCCACACGGTTCTGTCCGGTCTTAA
- a CDS encoding winged helix-turn-helix transcriptional regulator, which yields MMDPFQAHCEMEVTLAVISGKWKADIVRILSDGTPRRYGFFQKNLPEVTPKILTNQLRELENAGILTRVIYPEVPVRVEYQLTEAGTGLLPILEAMERWAQSYTKKFQ from the coding sequence ATGATGGATCCATTCCAGGCACATTGCGAGATGGAAGTGACGCTGGCTGTAATAAGTGGTAAATGGAAAGCAGATATTGTCCGGATACTCTCCGATGGTACTCCCCGAAGATACGGCTTCTTTCAGAAAAACCTCCCTGAAGTTACCCCGAAAATATTGACGAATCAGCTTCGTGAGCTTGAAAATGCAGGTATTTTGACACGTGTCATTTATCCAGAGGTGCCAGTCCGGGTAGAGTACCAGCTTACGGAAGCCGGAACGGGTCTTCTCCCGATTTTAGAAGCAATGGAAAGATGGGCTCAAAGCTATACGAAAAAATTTCAGTAA
- a CDS encoding N-acetylmuramoyl-L-alanine amidase gives MFQQLPQLVDVRGSVKRNGSYQKRSLSQITGIARHHSATTSGDAFSFANYHVDTLGWPSVGYHFVITKDGTIQWANGIDRISYHVGNNNTPLIGICLVGSGSFTEAQERSFFDLQAALRGTDGVEVSTSDVKGHREYPGHSSNTCPGIDMDIVREAVREGHPVGEDLTPTLRPGDNGPAVARMQQLLMEAGEKLPLYGADGDFGDETENAVRSFQESQNLTVDGIVGPNTWEALEASAVKGKLAVILAEVLNVRSRPSFDADAVAGTVSQGEAFTIMEKVKVDGSSTEMFRLKSGLYITAHPGYVQVK, from the coding sequence ATGTTTCAACAACTGCCTCAGCTCGTCGATGTACGGGGAAGCGTAAAAAGAAATGGTTCTTATCAGAAGCGGTCGCTATCACAGATTACAGGCATCGCTAGACACCATTCAGCAACAACAAGCGGTGACGCTTTTTCCTTTGCCAATTATCATGTGGATACGCTTGGCTGGCCGAGCGTCGGTTATCATTTTGTAATTACAAAAGACGGAACGATTCAATGGGCCAATGGGATCGACCGGATTTCATACCATGTAGGAAACAACAACACCCCATTAATAGGCATCTGCCTGGTCGGAAGCGGTTCATTTACCGAGGCGCAGGAGCGCTCATTCTTTGATCTTCAGGCGGCCTTAAGAGGAACCGATGGTGTAGAGGTTTCCACTAGTGACGTAAAAGGACACCGGGAGTATCCCGGCCACTCATCAAATACTTGCCCGGGCATCGATATGGATATTGTGAGAGAAGCGGTGCGTGAAGGTCACCCGGTAGGAGAAGATTTAACACCGACGCTTCGCCCAGGCGACAACGGTCCGGCAGTCGCCCGAATGCAGCAGCTGCTGATGGAAGCTGGGGAGAAGCTTCCGCTGTACGGCGCAGACGGCGATTTCGGAGACGAAACAGAAAATGCGGTCCGTTCCTTTCAGGAGTCGCAAAATTTAACCGTAGACGGCATTGTTGGCCCAAACACGTGGGAAGCTCTTGAAGCCTCTGCAGTTAAAGGAAAACTCGCGGTAATACTGGCCGAGGTGCTGAATGTCCGTTCCCGCCCGTCCTTTGATGCTGATGCAGTAGCAGGAACGGTCAGTCAGGGAGAAGCATTCACCATTATGGAAAAAGTGAAGGTGGACGGAAGCAGCACTGAAATGTTCCGGTTAAAATCAGGGCTGTATATCACTGCCCATCCAGGCTATGTGCAGGTAAAATAA
- a CDS encoding C40 family peptidase, whose translation MFKSNRQAPKYILSSAVVTALALTPALSGNADAFADPDSDESSSSSQSDSSDTENETESADDNLLYLGDTGSSVESLQSALSDLDYYNSEADGTYDDETVQAVEAFQTENNLSIDGIAGPETMGALDKTDGTSEAGSETEESSSENSEDNDEGEEVASASSEESSEPTAESTSANTSDSGLVASAESVLGTPYEWGGTTASGFGSSGFINYVFEENGTDLSRTHEGIWQNNGEFVDEPSVGDIVFYEDTYNTEGASHSGLYIGEGQMIHSGSNGVEVADTNSDYWEEHYIGAKSID comes from the coding sequence ATGTTTAAATCCAACAGACAAGCACCAAAATATATATTATCCTCAGCCGTCGTTACGGCTTTAGCTTTAACACCGGCTTTAAGCGGAAATGCCGATGCATTCGCTGATCCTGATTCAGACGAAAGCAGCAGCTCCAGCCAAAGTGACTCTTCCGATACAGAAAACGAAACTGAATCTGCTGATGATAACCTGCTTTATCTCGGCGATACCGGCAGCAGTGTAGAATCTCTTCAGTCGGCTTTAAGCGACCTTGATTACTATAACTCCGAAGCTGATGGTACTTACGATGATGAAACTGTACAGGCTGTAGAAGCATTTCAAACAGAAAATAACTTAAGCATAGATGGCATCGCAGGCCCTGAAACAATGGGAGCATTAGACAAAACAGACGGCACCTCCGAGGCCGGCAGTGAAACAGAAGAAAGCAGCAGCGAGAACAGCGAAGATAATGATGAAGGCGAAGAAGTGGCTTCTGCATCCTCTGAAGAATCTTCAGAGCCGACCGCTGAAAGCACATCAGCCAATACATCTGATTCCGGACTTGTCGCTTCTGCGGAAAGTGTACTTGGCACTCCTTATGAATGGGGCGGGACTACAGCAAGCGGATTCGGAAGCAGTGGCTTTATCAACTATGTGTTTGAGGAAAACGGAACAGACCTTTCCAGAACCCATGAAGGCATCTGGCAGAACAACGGTGAATTCGTAGACGAGCCAAGCGTTGGCGACATTGTCTTTTATGAAGATACGTACAACACAGAAGGCGCTTCTCACAGCGGCCTTTACATCGGGGAAGGTCAAATGATCCACTCCGGTTCAAACGGTGTCGAAGTCGCTGACACGAACAGTGATTACTGGGAAGAGCACTACATCGGTGCAAAATCAATCGATTAA